One Novipirellula galeiformis DNA segment encodes these proteins:
- a CDS encoding Hcp family type VI secretion system effector, with amino-acid sequence MIILVRVRDVKGRCRIPGYDKNWFEARSVEYGVQNKRPGNSSSTDASRGLADLQALQITKVVDQSTSDLMFQGMKGEAIASVEIQMVETAKNGAANYPFLMLRFEDTFVVDWKLNLSSTATTETVSFEYEKVAIEYHRTSDGLTYERVGNKGWDASLEGSNNQLGAPWDYTFKQRGDK; translated from the coding sequence TTGATCATCCTTGTACGCGTTCGCGACGTGAAAGGCCGCTGTCGCATCCCCGGATACGACAAGAACTGGTTCGAAGCCAGGTCTGTCGAATATGGGGTGCAGAACAAGCGGCCAGGCAATTCCAGTTCAACGGATGCCAGTCGTGGCCTTGCCGACCTACAGGCACTTCAAATCACGAAAGTCGTCGATCAATCGACGTCGGATTTGATGTTTCAAGGGATGAAAGGCGAGGCGATTGCATCGGTCGAAATACAGATGGTGGAGACTGCGAAGAATGGGGCTGCGAATTACCCGTTCTTGATGCTTCGGTTCGAGGATACGTTTGTGGTGGATTGGAAACTCAATTTGAGCTCCACCGCCACTACCGAAACCGTGTCCTTCGAGTACGAGAAAGTTGCCATTGAGTATCATCGAACGTCGGATGGTTTGACCTATGAACGTGTCGGTAACAAGGGTTGGGATGCATCGCTGGAAGGTAGCAACAACCAGTTGGGTGCGCCCTGGGATTACACGTTCAAGCAACGCGGCGATAAATGA
- a CDS encoding Hcp family type VI secretion system effector gives MILIHIDGIKGDSQIPGYKDKDWFAVDSFNFGVVRETTDSAKAGTDDITIGVGDLQECSFEKTTDRGSIKLMHHSISGGPLPSAEVHFVQTKDSSDSKQAVFPYLMFKLEPCFIKTWSINGAEDGRPTETVTLWYQKIAMQYYAYTKVNGKYASKTEGTAGWDQVVNNSWDTPKFEVPKG, from the coding sequence ATGATTTTGATTCACATCGACGGTATCAAGGGCGATTCACAAATCCCAGGTTACAAAGACAAAGATTGGTTTGCCGTTGACAGTTTTAACTTTGGCGTGGTGCGGGAAACAACCGACAGTGCCAAGGCTGGTACCGACGACATCACGATTGGCGTTGGCGATCTGCAAGAATGCTCGTTTGAAAAGACGACCGACCGTGGTTCGATCAAATTGATGCATCATTCGATTTCGGGCGGTCCACTTCCATCGGCAGAGGTTCACTTCGTCCAGACCAAAGACAGCAGTGATTCCAAGCAAGCCGTGTTCCCTTACCTGATGTTCAAATTGGAGCCATGCTTCATTAAGACTTGGAGCATCAATGGTGCCGAGGACGGTCGGCCGACCGAAACGGTAACGTTGTGGTACCAGAAGATCGCGATGCAGTATTACGCCTACACCAAGGTCAACGGCAAATACGCTTCGAAGACCGAAGGCACAGCGGGTTGGGACCAAGTCGTCAACAACTCGTGGGACACACCTAAGTTTGAGGTACCAAAGGGTTGA
- the tssC gene encoding type VI secretion system contractile sheath large subunit, with protein sequence MSSDASQDAAQAAQSSTLETSAFESLLKKEFRPKSDETSRAIQGAVQTLAAQALQGANLISGDALASIESMIAEIDRKLTEQINEVLHNEEFQKLESAWRGLHHLVNNTETSEMLKIRVMNISKKDLAKTLKKFKGTAWDQSPIFKKIYEEEFGQFGGQPYGCLVGDYHFDHSAPDVALLTEMQQIAAAAHAPFITGVAPETMQFDSWQELSNPRDLTKIFETPEYASWRSLRESEDSRYIGLCMPRYLARLPYGAKTDPVDEFAFEEDVADADHRRYTWSNAAYAMATNINRAFSLYGWTTQIRGVETGGAVENLPCHSFPTDDGGVDMKCPTEIAISDRREAELAKNGFMPLIHRKNSDFAAFIGAQSLQKPTEYDDPDATANANLAARLPYLFATCRFAHYLKCMVRDKIGSSMTRDAMQAWLNEWIGQFIEPNPDTCTEAAKAMRPLAEAEVIVEEDPSNPGYYSSKFYLKPHYQLEGLTVSLRLVSKLPSGKS encoded by the coding sequence ATGTCATCGGATGCTTCTCAAGATGCGGCCCAAGCGGCACAGTCATCCACACTGGAAACCAGTGCTTTTGAGTCACTGCTGAAGAAAGAGTTTCGCCCAAAATCGGACGAAACCAGCCGTGCGATTCAAGGGGCCGTGCAAACCTTGGCTGCACAAGCCCTCCAAGGTGCCAACCTGATCTCCGGCGATGCCCTTGCCTCGATCGAAAGCATGATCGCGGAAATCGATCGCAAGCTGACCGAACAGATTAACGAGGTGTTGCACAACGAAGAGTTCCAGAAGCTCGAAAGCGCTTGGCGTGGTCTTCATCACTTGGTTAACAATACCGAAACCAGCGAAATGCTGAAGATTCGAGTGATGAACATTTCCAAAAAGGATTTGGCCAAAACACTCAAGAAGTTCAAAGGAACCGCCTGGGATCAAAGCCCGATCTTCAAGAAAATTTACGAGGAAGAATTTGGCCAGTTTGGCGGTCAACCGTACGGTTGCTTGGTCGGAGATTACCACTTCGACCACTCGGCACCCGATGTCGCTTTGCTGACCGAGATGCAACAGATCGCGGCTGCCGCTCACGCACCGTTCATCACCGGTGTCGCGCCCGAAACGATGCAGTTCGATTCCTGGCAAGAGCTCAGCAATCCGCGTGACCTGACCAAAATCTTTGAAACCCCCGAGTACGCCAGCTGGCGAAGCTTGCGTGAATCCGAAGATTCACGTTACATCGGCTTGTGCATGCCTCGCTACCTGGCACGGTTGCCCTACGGTGCCAAGACCGACCCGGTGGATGAGTTTGCGTTCGAGGAAGACGTCGCCGACGCCGATCATCGTCGCTACACGTGGTCCAATGCGGCTTACGCGATGGCGACGAACATCAATCGTGCCTTCTCGTTGTATGGCTGGACGACTCAGATTCGCGGTGTCGAAACCGGCGGAGCAGTCGAGAACTTGCCCTGCCACAGTTTCCCGACCGATGATGGTGGCGTGGACATGAAGTGCCCCACGGAGATTGCGATCAGTGACCGTCGCGAGGCAGAATTGGCGAAGAACGGCTTCATGCCGTTGATTCATCGCAAAAATTCGGACTTCGCAGCATTCATTGGTGCTCAATCGTTACAGAAACCGACGGAGTACGACGATCCCGATGCGACGGCCAATGCCAACTTGGCGGCACGGCTTCCGTACCTGTTTGCGACCTGCCGATTTGCCCATTACCTGAAGTGCATGGTCCGCGACAAAATCGGTTCTTCGATGACCCGTGACGCGATGCAGGCTTGGCTCAACGAATGGATCGGCCAATTCATTGAACCCAATCCCGATACTTGCACCGAAGCGGCAAAGGCGATGCGTCCGTTGGCCGAAGCGGAAGTCATTGTGGAAGAGGATCCGAGCAACCCGGGCTACTACAGTTCCAAGTTCTATCTCAAGCCGCACTACCAATTGGAAGGACTGACGGTCTCGTTGCGTCTGGTTTCGAAACTTCCTTCTGGAAAATCCTAA
- the tssB gene encoding type VI secretion system contractile sheath small subunit — translation MAKASSQKFIARNRAPRVQIEYDVEVYGAEKKVQLPFVMGVLADLSGNPSEKLAPVADRKMLEIDVDNFDDRLKAMKPRAAFRVPNTLTGEGNLSVDITFESMDDFSPGAIARKVEPLKKLLDTRTELSNLITYMDGKAGAEELIAKVLEDPELLKTLSAQAKPAGDDEPAAE, via the coding sequence ATGGCCAAAGCCAGTTCACAAAAATTCATCGCCCGCAATCGAGCTCCTCGTGTCCAAATTGAATACGACGTCGAGGTTTATGGTGCCGAGAAAAAAGTCCAACTGCCCTTCGTGATGGGCGTGTTGGCCGATCTATCGGGCAATCCGTCGGAGAAACTTGCTCCAGTGGCCGATCGAAAAATGCTGGAGATCGACGTTGATAATTTTGACGATCGTCTCAAAGCCATGAAGCCACGAGCCGCATTCCGAGTGCCCAACACCCTGACCGGCGAAGGCAATTTAAGCGTTGACATCACGTTCGAATCGATGGACGACTTCTCGCCAGGCGCGATCGCTCGAAAAGTCGAGCCGTTGAAAAAGTTGCTCGATACACGGACCGAACTCTCGAATTTGATCACCTACATGGATGGAAAAGCAGGTGCCGAGGAACTGATCGCCAAAGTTCTCGAAGACCCTGAATTGCTGAAGACATTGTCGGCCCAGGCGAAACCTGCTGGGGACGACGAACCCGCTGCGGAATGA
- the tssA gene encoding type VI secretion system protein TssA translates to MASIDLETLQSPVSADLPSGEDLEYDTLFVEMEQAAAGKPDQIMGDAVVEGEEPDWKLVQRNAITLLERSKDLRVCVCLCQAALRNESFAGLSTALQLTQLLTEAFWETLYPELDEDDDLDPTARVNTIMALTTAATMLRPIEQAPLLSVPMLGAVCWADIKPEAGEEDPQQASSEIQAIINNCELDQIADRRTAVADALQACAAIETFITSQVGVSRAPSLKPLRDLLKRIGNQLDRWWNDRGGDQAAGLLDQDDDADADNHEASETEAEFASDTEPRGNTPGSRPARGSAPINNVISSREEVISAIDKILVYYQRYEPSSPLPLLLVRAKRLATKSFIEILQDLIPEGLSRAHEIGGIVASDAGSSVGDTATHFDASDSYEADFPDADSSGTDDETDADDFFS, encoded by the coding sequence ATGGCTTCGATAGACCTGGAAACTTTGCAGTCACCCGTTTCTGCCGATCTTCCCTCGGGGGAGGATCTTGAGTACGACACGCTGTTCGTGGAAATGGAACAGGCCGCAGCTGGCAAACCAGACCAGATCATGGGGGATGCGGTTGTCGAGGGAGAGGAGCCGGATTGGAAGTTGGTGCAACGCAATGCGATCACCTTACTCGAACGCAGTAAAGACCTGCGGGTTTGTGTTTGTTTATGCCAGGCAGCGCTTCGCAATGAGAGCTTTGCTGGATTGAGTACCGCGTTGCAGCTAACCCAGCTTCTAACCGAGGCATTTTGGGAAACGTTGTACCCCGAACTCGACGAGGACGACGACCTTGATCCCACCGCCCGCGTCAACACGATCATGGCGTTGACGACGGCTGCGACGATGTTACGACCGATCGAGCAGGCACCGCTGTTGTCGGTTCCGATGCTCGGCGCCGTATGTTGGGCCGACATCAAACCCGAGGCGGGGGAAGAGGATCCGCAACAGGCTAGCTCTGAAATCCAAGCCATTATCAACAACTGCGAACTGGACCAAATCGCGGACCGTCGCACTGCCGTTGCTGACGCATTGCAGGCATGTGCGGCAATTGAAACATTCATTACAAGTCAAGTTGGCGTCAGTCGGGCGCCGAGTCTAAAACCGCTGCGGGACCTGCTGAAACGAATTGGAAACCAACTCGACCGTTGGTGGAATGATCGTGGCGGCGATCAAGCGGCGGGCTTGCTCGACCAAGACGACGACGCGGATGCAGACAATCACGAAGCGTCCGAAACCGAAGCTGAATTTGCCTCCGACACCGAGCCCCGGGGCAACACGCCAGGCTCACGTCCGGCTCGGGGGTCGGCCCCCATCAACAATGTGATCAGCTCACGCGAGGAGGTGATTTCGGCGATCGACAAAATTTTGGTCTACTACCAGCGCTACGAACCGTCGAGCCCGCTCCCGCTGTTGCTGGTACGGGCCAAGCGTTTGGCGACCAAATCGTTCATCGAGATTCTCCAAGACTTGATCCCCGAGGGTCTCTCTCGCGCCCACGAAATTGGGGGCATCGTCGCTAGCGACGCTGGTTCGTCCGTCGGCGACACCGCCACCCACTTCGACGCGAGTGACTCGTACGAAGCCGATTTTCCCGACGCTGATTCATCGGGAACGGATGACGAGACCGATGCGGATGACTTCTTCAGTTAG
- a CDS encoding type VI secretion system contractile sheath domain-containing protein has product MRFECNFGTLGGGKSVARSGDGSRFRIALLGDFSGRAMTGRLETGDDLATRKPIRVDVDNLDDIIERMGISVRLPMGSDSESIELEIESMDDFHPDELVDKVEVFDELKSLRQRLLHDRTAKAAAEEVRQWVDEADLVSLRSRQRKAKRKSGSRGSTVPVGGKLSDFARLTGKPIAADDSDIDVEELVKQLIAPYVQADADPDQEALVAAVDNSLSGTMRSLLHQADFQAMESIWRGVDLLTRRLETDSSLQLVLYDVSAEELAADLSEVDSLEDSGLYKLLVEQPAMDASQGSLAAILGHYVFDETPPHAELLGRIAKIAAAAEAPFVTSISKHVLDRKKGEEPHPLVAEAWSTLKEIPESKYLALTVPQFLLRLPYGKKSDPVDAFAFEEFTAQSGVSGMLWGNGVLLFGLMLGQTYSAQGLKKMQIGSIMSFDDMPFYYCNDADGDQIALPCTDRLLSQRMAHAVIDAGYIPVLSIQGQPVVRLGSTRSVAGVELAGVWPESAEASKMQAEDRQRASEREAELRSTVKPRVTQDGEEFRDDLMHAMKDDTFDDEDDEDEEDDDDEDGYGGDESEDDDGDSDASDDSDDDLDALLASLSDDSDSDDDSDSDSDEDASADDDDEMDPELAALLADL; this is encoded by the coding sequence ATGCGATTTGAATGTAATTTTGGCACCTTGGGTGGCGGCAAGTCGGTGGCTCGCAGCGGAGACGGAAGTCGTTTTCGTATTGCGTTGTTGGGCGATTTTTCGGGACGCGCAATGACCGGTCGACTCGAGACTGGCGATGATCTTGCTACGCGTAAACCGATTCGCGTGGATGTCGATAATTTGGATGACATCATCGAGCGGATGGGCATCTCGGTGCGGTTACCCATGGGCTCCGATTCAGAATCGATCGAATTGGAAATCGAGTCGATGGACGATTTCCATCCCGACGAATTGGTCGATAAAGTGGAGGTTTTCGACGAATTGAAATCGCTCCGACAACGGTTGCTGCATGATCGCACCGCGAAAGCGGCAGCGGAGGAAGTGCGTCAGTGGGTCGACGAAGCGGACTTGGTATCGCTGCGGAGTCGCCAACGAAAGGCAAAGCGAAAGAGTGGAAGTCGCGGGAGTACCGTTCCGGTCGGAGGCAAATTGAGTGACTTTGCCCGTTTGACCGGAAAACCCATCGCCGCGGATGATTCCGACATCGATGTCGAAGAGCTCGTCAAGCAATTGATCGCTCCTTACGTCCAAGCCGACGCGGATCCCGATCAAGAGGCGCTCGTTGCGGCTGTGGACAACAGTTTGTCGGGCACCATGCGGTCGCTGCTGCATCAAGCGGATTTTCAGGCGATGGAGTCGATTTGGCGCGGTGTCGATCTTCTGACTCGGCGGTTGGAAACGGACAGCTCGCTGCAGTTAGTGCTGTATGATGTTTCGGCCGAAGAGCTCGCGGCTGACTTAAGCGAGGTCGATTCCCTCGAAGATTCAGGGCTGTACAAGTTGCTGGTTGAGCAACCGGCGATGGACGCGTCGCAAGGGTCGCTGGCGGCGATTCTGGGGCACTATGTCTTTGATGAAACTCCACCCCACGCCGAGTTGCTTGGCCGGATTGCCAAGATCGCTGCAGCAGCCGAGGCACCCTTCGTGACCTCGATTAGTAAGCACGTTCTGGATCGAAAGAAAGGCGAAGAGCCGCACCCGCTGGTCGCCGAAGCTTGGTCGACATTGAAGGAGATTCCGGAATCCAAATACTTGGCCCTGACGGTGCCCCAGTTTCTGTTGCGTTTGCCTTACGGAAAGAAAAGTGATCCGGTCGATGCCTTCGCGTTTGAGGAATTCACAGCGCAATCGGGAGTCTCCGGAATGCTGTGGGGCAACGGCGTTTTGTTGTTCGGGTTGATGCTTGGGCAAACGTATTCTGCCCAGGGACTGAAAAAAATGCAGATCGGATCGATCATGTCGTTCGATGACATGCCGTTTTACTACTGTAACGATGCCGATGGTGATCAGATCGCGCTGCCCTGTACCGACCGATTGCTATCCCAACGGATGGCGCATGCCGTGATCGATGCCGGCTATATCCCGGTGCTCTCGATTCAGGGCCAACCGGTGGTGCGATTGGGGAGTACCCGCAGCGTGGCAGGAGTCGAATTGGCGGGCGTTTGGCCTGAGAGCGCGGAGGCGTCGAAAATGCAGGCGGAAGATCGCCAACGGGCCTCCGAGCGAGAGGCCGAATTGCGGTCCACCGTCAAGCCGCGTGTTACCCAGGACGGAGAGGAATTTCGCGACGACCTGATGCATGCAATGAAGGATGACACGTTTGACGACGAAGATGACGAAGACGAAGAAGATGACGACGATGAGGATGGCTATGGCGGTGACGAAAGCGAGGACGACGATGGCGATTCCGACGCGAGCGACGATTCCGATGACGATTTGGACGCGTTGTTAGCTAGCTTGAGCGATGATTCGGATTCCGACGATGATTCCGATTCCGATTCGGACGAGGACGCCTCAGCGGACGATGATGATGAAATGGATCCGGAGTTAGCCGCGTTGTTAGCTGATTTGTAG
- a CDS encoding type VI secretion system Vgr family protein: MATGFELTTALGPDKLFFGRMVGRESLGEPYRYEFHLLGNATDVDFDDLVGTHLSMKMDFGASDPRYFSGVITRISHAGSVRSHDHYVAIVRPQFWLLKQSADCRIFQDETIADVIKTVLKENGVTLCDELKETYQPVAYCVQYRESNFAFVSRLMEQVGISYFFKHSDSGHEMVLVDGTGSHSAIDGEATIPFHRIGTSGQHLAHIWDFQPGRAATSGSFVTTDYDFEKPRADLETKALYEGAYDLEQGEVYDYPGKYTEAADGEAYTKVQLQARQVADSVGTGEGNVLGLAAGGLFTLEKFPRKADNIEYLLTETDLRIEGFDFEDPGDRRYTSDEDFERAFRIRFKAIPGDVTFRNLPRTPRPMMGGPQTAVVVGKSGEEIWTDKYGRIKVQFHWDRLGEKDENTTCWMRVAQAWAGSGWGSIFIPRIGQEVIVQFLEGDVDQPIVIGSLYNADQMPPYSLPDNQTQSGIKTRSTKAGTNETFNELRFEDKKDEEQIYLHAETDFHRVVENNDTLEVGLSKGEKSGEGNQTIDIYNDRTITLEKGNDSLTIKEGDRTTEIKKGDLTLTVSEGERTETIENNDALTIKSGNHSIDVDSGTSKITAARSIKLVVGGSSIEITSSGITLKAPKIEIKGDTKVDVSSAMTTVKASGIMTVKGSVVKIN; this comes from the coding sequence TTGGCGACTGGCTTTGAACTCACGACGGCACTCGGCCCTGACAAGCTATTCTTCGGTCGAATGGTGGGGCGTGAGTCGCTCGGCGAACCCTACCGTTATGAATTTCATTTGCTAGGTAATGCAACCGACGTCGACTTCGATGACTTGGTGGGGACCCACTTGTCGATGAAAATGGATTTTGGTGCCTCCGATCCCCGATACTTCAGTGGAGTGATCACGCGAATCTCTCATGCCGGATCGGTCCGCTCCCATGATCATTACGTGGCCATTGTTCGCCCTCAGTTTTGGTTGCTCAAACAGTCAGCAGATTGCCGAATTTTTCAAGACGAAACCATCGCGGACGTGATCAAGACGGTTTTGAAAGAAAATGGGGTCACGCTTTGCGATGAACTCAAAGAAACGTACCAACCGGTTGCGTATTGTGTTCAGTACCGAGAATCTAATTTCGCCTTCGTCAGCCGGTTGATGGAACAGGTCGGCATCTCGTACTTTTTCAAACACTCCGATTCAGGTCATGAGATGGTGTTGGTCGATGGGACCGGTTCCCACTCTGCGATTGACGGGGAAGCGACAATTCCCTTCCATCGCATTGGAACAAGTGGACAGCATCTGGCTCATATCTGGGATTTCCAACCTGGCCGGGCCGCGACCTCCGGTAGTTTTGTTACGACCGACTACGACTTCGAAAAGCCGAGAGCGGACCTGGAGACGAAAGCGCTGTACGAGGGAGCTTACGATTTAGAGCAGGGCGAGGTCTATGATTATCCGGGCAAGTACACCGAAGCGGCGGACGGCGAAGCATATACCAAGGTCCAATTGCAGGCGCGTCAGGTCGCCGACAGCGTCGGCACCGGCGAAGGCAATGTACTGGGGTTGGCTGCGGGTGGTTTATTTACGCTCGAGAAGTTTCCACGCAAAGCCGACAACATTGAATACCTGTTAACGGAAACGGACCTGCGGATCGAAGGGTTCGATTTCGAGGATCCTGGTGACCGTCGCTACACGAGTGACGAGGATTTTGAACGGGCGTTTCGCATTCGCTTCAAAGCGATCCCTGGCGATGTCACGTTTCGCAATCTACCGCGCACGCCCCGGCCGATGATGGGGGGCCCTCAAACTGCGGTGGTGGTCGGGAAGAGTGGCGAAGAGATTTGGACGGACAAATACGGACGAATCAAGGTTCAATTTCACTGGGACCGACTCGGGGAAAAGGACGAAAACACCACCTGTTGGATGCGCGTCGCACAAGCTTGGGCCGGGTCGGGATGGGGCAGCATCTTCATTCCACGAATTGGCCAGGAAGTGATTGTTCAGTTTCTCGAAGGCGACGTGGATCAACCAATCGTGATCGGCAGCCTTTACAACGCTGACCAGATGCCGCCGTATTCGTTGCCGGACAACCAGACGCAAAGCGGAATCAAAACTCGCAGTACGAAAGCGGGGACCAACGAAACGTTTAACGAGCTGCGTTTTGAGGACAAGAAGGACGAGGAGCAGATCTACCTGCATGCCGAAACCGATTTTCACCGCGTTGTCGAAAACAACGATACGTTGGAGGTCGGGCTTAGCAAAGGAGAGAAAAGCGGCGAGGGGAATCAGACGATCGACATCTACAACGATCGCACCATCACGCTCGAAAAGGGCAATGATTCCTTGACGATCAAAGAAGGGGATCGAACCACCGAGATTAAAAAGGGCGACCTCACCCTCACCGTCTCCGAGGGCGAGCGTACGGAGACGATCGAAAACAACGACGCGTTGACAATCAAATCAGGGAATCACTCGATTGATGTCGACTCCGGCACGAGCAAGATCACCGCAGCGCGGTCGATCAAACTTGTCGTCGGTGGCAGTAGCATCGAAATTACGTCATCCGGGATCACCCTAAAGGCACCCAAAATCGAAATCAAAGGTGACACGAAAGTGGATGTCAGCTCGGCGATGACCACGGTGAAAGCTTCGGGCATCATGACCGTTAAGGGCAGTGTCGTTAAAATTAATTAG
- a CDS encoding FHA domain-containing protein, whose product MMKVTLSVVAGQHRGQRMVAQHGLVTRFGQTEWADFSFPLDSSMAEFHFALDCREKRCVLQSLGAAPTWVNAAEVSQQLLMPGDAIRAGETEFIVSIEGMDESLLAAADDDESGDRGSTDPVAAIAIGMTAVEVCMRLELEDDAPRLARDCSSSLELMQLLAAAGDYRQALRVRAFTLGRRPGIAWGCHLVQETFQDRISDIQQAGLAAAVAWTHSPVQENSLHAEAAAQRADYEGPGGMLAAAAFWSGDNIAPATSPQPVKPDDALASHAVAAALAIAIYHHRTPPIEEQFKHYTMVAAAIESGELKLYDT is encoded by the coding sequence ATGATGAAAGTTACTCTCAGCGTTGTCGCTGGCCAGCACCGAGGTCAGCGGATGGTTGCCCAGCACGGATTGGTCACGCGGTTCGGGCAAACCGAATGGGCTGATTTCAGCTTCCCCCTGGATAGCTCGATGGCGGAGTTCCACTTTGCCCTGGACTGTCGAGAGAAGCGATGCGTATTGCAAAGTCTGGGGGCAGCCCCGACGTGGGTGAACGCCGCGGAAGTTAGCCAGCAATTACTGATGCCGGGCGATGCGATCCGCGCCGGGGAGACCGAGTTCATTGTCTCGATTGAAGGGATGGATGAAAGTTTATTGGCCGCTGCGGATGATGACGAATCGGGCGATCGTGGATCGACCGACCCGGTTGCCGCCATCGCGATCGGAATGACCGCGGTCGAAGTTTGTATGCGATTAGAATTGGAAGACGATGCGCCGCGATTGGCCAGAGATTGCTCCAGTTCCTTGGAGTTGATGCAGCTTCTGGCCGCTGCAGGCGACTACCGTCAAGCGCTGCGCGTTCGCGCATTCACGCTGGGTCGACGCCCTGGTATCGCATGGGGTTGCCACCTCGTTCAAGAAACGTTCCAGGATCGCATCAGCGATATTCAGCAGGCGGGCTTGGCCGCTGCCGTTGCCTGGACGCATTCGCCGGTTCAAGAAAATTCGCTGCATGCCGAAGCGGCTGCACAACGTGCCGATTATGAGGGGCCAGGGGGGATGTTGGCCGCGGCTGCATTTTGGAGCGGCGACAATATCGCCCCGGCGACGTCGCCTCAACCGGTGAAGCCCGATGATGCTTTGGCGAGTCACGCAGTCGCCGCGGCACTCGCGATCGCGATTTATCATCATCGCACGCCGCCTATCGAGGAACAGTTCAAGCACTACACGATGGTCGCCGCAGCCATCGAGTCGGGTGAGTTGAAACTTTACGACACTTGA